The following nucleotide sequence is from Austwickia chelonae.
CCACGCCCTGCCAAGAGCATCGGGGGCATCCACACTGACAGCGGAAGGTACACCATTGCGTCGGCATCCTGACACCCGCGGCCGCCAACCGCGACGGGTGACGAGCATCGCAGCCATGACGGCCCTGGCGGTTCTCGCACTCGGCGGCTGCAGCAGCGAGGAACTCTCGCGAGGTTTCCTTCCTCGCGGCGCCTCTGAGGGCGCGCAGCGTGTCCAGGACCTGTGGGTGGGCGGCTGGATCGCGGCACTGTGCGTGGGGGTTTTCGTCTGGGGGCTCACGATCTGGTGCATGGTGGCCTACCGGCGTAAGAAGGACGACGTCGGTTTGCCGCCCCAGCTGCGGTATCACGTGCCGATCGAGCTGTGCTACACCGTTATCCCCGTCATGATGATCGGCGTCCTCTTCTACTACACCGCACGTGACGAAGCGATCCTCCTCGACACCAGCCAGAAACCCGATGTGACGATCAACGTCGTCGGGAAACAGTGGAGCTGGGATTTCAACTATGTCGAGGCAGAGGTCTGGGAATCTGGAGTCCAAGCCCAGCTGACCGGAAAACCAGGGGTCGAAGAGACCCTGCCGACGCTCTACCTGCCCAAAGGCAAACGCGTCGAGTTCGTCTTGACCGCGAGGGATGTCATCCACTCCTTCTGGGTGCCGGCCTTTCAGCAGAAGCTCGACATGATCCCGGGCAAGGTCAACAAACTTCAGGTCGTCCCCACGGAGGAAGGCACCTACCAAGGTAAGTGCGCCGAACTCTGCGGCCAGTACCACGCGACGATGCTGTTCAACGTGAAGGTCGTCTCGCAGGAGGAATACGACAAGCACATGCAGTCGCTGCGGGCCAAGGGCCAGACCGGCATGCTCGACAACAGCCTCAACCGAGCAAAGCTCGAGCCTGGCCAAGAAGGCCGCATGCAGTGGAGACCGGAGGGGAAGCGCTGATGTCGACCGTACTGACACCTACACATGTCGCCGGGGTACCGGCGACGCGGAGGAAGCCGACCAAGGGTCAGCGCTTCGTGTCGCTCATCACCTCGACCGATCACAAGGTGATCGGCAACCTGTACTTCGTCACCACGATGTTCTTCTTCCTGATCGCCGGCGTGATGGCCCTGATCATCCGAGCTGAGCTGGTCGCGCCGGGCCTGCAGGTCCTGCACAACCTCGAACAGTTCAACCAGATGTTCACCATGCACGGCTCGATCATGCTGCTGCTGTTCGCGACCCCGCTCTTCGCCGGATTCGCCAATGCTCTGCTCCCGCTGCAGATCGGGGCTCCCGACGTGGCGATGCCACGGCTGAACATGCTGGCTTACTGGCTCTACCTCTTC
It contains:
- the ctaC gene encoding aa3-type cytochrome oxidase subunit II, with the protein product MTALAVLALGGCSSEELSRGFLPRGASEGAQRVQDLWVGGWIAALCVGVFVWGLTIWCMVAYRRKKDDVGLPPQLRYHVPIELCYTVIPVMMIGVLFYYTARDEAILLDTSQKPDVTINVVGKQWSWDFNYVEAEVWESGVQAQLTGKPGVEETLPTLYLPKGKRVEFVLTARDVIHSFWVPAFQQKLDMIPGKVNKLQVVPTEEGTYQGKCAELCGQYHATMLFNVKVVSQEEYDKHMQSLRAKGQTGMLDNSLNRAKLEPGQEGRMQWRPEGKR